One part of the Rutidosis leptorrhynchoides isolate AG116_Rl617_1_P2 chromosome 1, CSIRO_AGI_Rlap_v1, whole genome shotgun sequence genome encodes these proteins:
- the LOC139901311 gene encoding uncharacterized protein, producing MAEKTGYVTLNNLCKCIIDLYGREYLRKPNATDIARLYSAHEEKHGFKGMLGSIDCMHWAWKNCPVAWKGQYTRGDHGHPTIMLEAVASYDTWIWHAFFGMAGSNNDINVLNHSPLFDSIRKDRAAPSPFEVNGNHCIVMHNMIQEDNRFALSTWEQEWLDKPENRPRRNIRIRVKDHRSREKEIRDRDVHDQLREDLTAHIWNLPPNFRLMHN from the exons ATGGCGGAAAAAACGGGTTATGTTACTTTAAATAATTTGTGCAAGTGTATAATTGACTTATATGGGCGGGAATATTTGAGGAAGCCTAATGCAACTGACATTGCTCGGTTGTATTCGGCGCACGAGGAGAAACATGGTTTCAAGGGAATGTTGGGTAGTATTGACTGTATGCATTGGGCATGGAAAAATTGTCCCGTTGCATGGAAAGGTCAATATACAAGAGGTGATCACGGTCACCCGACGATCATGCTTGAAGCGGTTGCTTCATACGATACGTGGATATGGCATGCGTTTTTTGGGATGGCGGGTTCAAACAATGACATTAATGTGTTAAATCATTCTCCGTTGTTTGATTCCATTCGTAAGGATAGAGCCGCACCTTCACCGTTTGAAGTAAACGGAAACCA TTGTATTGTTATGCACAACATGATACAAGAAGATAACAGGTTTGCGTTAAGTACTTGGGAACAAGAATGGTTAGATAAACCCGAAAACCGGCCTCGTCGCAATATTCGGATAAGGGTCAAAGATCATCGATCACGAGAGAAAGAGATTCGCGATCGAGACGTGCACGATCAACTTCGTGAAGATTTAACGGCTCATATTTGGAACCTCCCGCCAAACTTTCGCTTGATGCATaactag